TAAAAGCAAAGGGGACCCAAGAACTGTAAATCTCAAAAGTGGGGGAACAGTAGATGTCTGCGATGCAATTATAGCTAACGGTGATGAAACTGAAGACAATCAAATGAAACTCACATTATGGGGTGACGATATCAAAGCAGTAAATGTTGGAGATAAAGTTGTCATCATAAATGGATATACCAATGAGTTT
The DNA window shown above is from Nitrosopumilus sp. and carries:
- a CDS encoding DNA-binding protein produces the protein MSEFIPISDAKKMRSGVNVEASVKSKGDPRTVNLKSGGTVDVCDAIIANGDETEDNQMKLTLWGDDIKAVNVGDKVVIINGYTNEFKGEVSLTKGKYGKMEINP